The following proteins come from a genomic window of Labilithrix sp.:
- a CDS encoding NAD(P)-dependent oxidoreductase, which yields MSSLAGKTLFITGASRGIGKAIALRAARDGANVAIAAKTTEPHPKLKGTIYSAKEEIEAAGGKALACVVDVRMEDQIKAAVEETVRTFGGIDVLVNNASAISLTGTVETPMKRFDLMHGINTRGTFACSQACIPHLAKSSSGHILNISPPLNMEPRWFAPHVAYTMAKYGMSLCVLGMHEELKPMKIAVNALWPKTVIATAAVENLLGGDFVLKGSRKPDIMADAAHWILTRKSTEYTGHFAIDEDVLRGAGTSDFSTYATTPGMKDSELIGDYFL from the coding sequence ATGTCCTCACTCGCCGGAAAGACCCTCTTCATCACGGGAGCCAGCCGCGGCATCGGCAAGGCCATCGCGCTGCGTGCGGCGAGGGACGGCGCGAACGTGGCGATCGCGGCGAAGACGACGGAGCCGCATCCGAAGCTGAAGGGCACGATCTACTCCGCGAAGGAGGAGATCGAGGCCGCCGGCGGCAAGGCCCTCGCGTGCGTCGTCGACGTGCGGATGGAGGACCAGATCAAGGCCGCGGTCGAGGAGACGGTCCGCACGTTCGGCGGGATCGACGTCCTCGTGAACAACGCGAGCGCGATCAGCCTCACCGGCACGGTCGAGACGCCGATGAAGCGGTTCGACCTGATGCACGGCATCAACACGCGCGGCACGTTCGCGTGCTCGCAGGCGTGCATCCCGCACCTCGCGAAGTCTTCGAGCGGCCACATCCTCAACATCTCGCCGCCGCTCAACATGGAGCCGCGGTGGTTCGCGCCTCACGTCGCGTACACGATGGCGAAGTACGGCATGAGCCTCTGCGTGCTCGGCATGCACGAGGAGCTCAAGCCCATGAAGATCGCAGTCAACGCGCTCTGGCCGAAGACGGTCATCGCCACGGCCGCGGTCGAGAACCTCCTCGGCGGCGACTTCGTGCTGAAGGGCTCACGCAAGCCCGACATCATGGCGGACGCCGCGCACTGGATCCTCACGCGCAAAAGCACGGAATACACAGGGCATTTCGCGATTGACGAGGATGTGCTCCGCGGTGCGGGCACGAGCGACTTTTCGACCTATGCAACGACTCCGGGGATGAAGGACTCGGAGCTCATCGGTGACTACTTTCTCTGA
- a CDS encoding lamin tail domain-containing protein: MKRRGRLWAAVGIAAFVALAACSGDDPKAGPAGLDAGADARGTSRADGGERPDPSPDDDDDDLVEHPCTGKVVINELQPGGDGGAEFVELFNPTDCAISIGDWKLMYRSAADTAGVGALYSFGTYDAIRARSFMLLANDKFVGKIDATLRGGIGNAGGQVGLVNDENKVVDALGYGVVPDGGAPTAGMYTEGNAAPAPGAGESLGRKKDGEDGDDNAADFIVFEKHSAGVSNE; encoded by the coding sequence GTGAAGCGGCGGGGGCGCCTCTGGGCGGCGGTGGGGATCGCCGCCTTCGTGGCGCTCGCCGCGTGCAGCGGCGACGATCCGAAGGCCGGCCCGGCGGGCCTCGACGCGGGAGCTGACGCGCGCGGAACGTCGCGCGCGGACGGTGGCGAGAGGCCCGATCCGTCGCCCGATGACGACGACGACGACCTCGTCGAGCATCCGTGCACGGGCAAGGTGGTGATCAACGAGCTCCAGCCCGGCGGGGACGGCGGCGCGGAGTTCGTCGAGCTCTTCAATCCGACCGACTGCGCGATCAGCATCGGGGACTGGAAGCTCATGTACCGCTCCGCCGCCGACACCGCGGGCGTCGGCGCGCTGTATTCGTTCGGCACGTACGACGCGATCCGCGCGCGCTCGTTCATGCTCCTCGCGAACGACAAGTTCGTCGGGAAGATCGACGCCACGCTGAGGGGCGGCATCGGCAACGCGGGCGGGCAGGTCGGCCTCGTGAACGACGAGAACAAGGTCGTCGACGCGCTCGGTTATGGCGTCGTGCCCGACGGCGGCGCGCCCACGGCCGGGATGTACACGGAGGGCAACGCCGCGCCGGCGCCCGGCGCCGGTGAGTCGCTCGGTCGCAAGAAAGACGGCGAGGACGGCGACGACAACGCCGCGGACTTCATCGTCTTCGAGAAGCACTCCGCCGGCGTCTCGAACGAGTAG